A genomic segment from Glycine soja cultivar W05 chromosome 18, ASM419377v2, whole genome shotgun sequence encodes:
- the LOC114397515 gene encoding FCS-Like Zinc finger 6-like, whose protein sequence is MRKKIEEEQDMLLGKRPRAPIMKRTTSMSGGLAVETKTTNEEVVVMSDSQHDEVAANNKLVDPHVVVAMGTPNNNEFVPDHTKHVSEAKGSYVYADRLMGINMSMPLSPTTSNNHRHTHIHNHTTNTNNIHTTSHFLRTCGLCNCHLAPGRDIYMYRGDAAFCSLECREKQMKQDQRKEKWKAGSNKEHHRASPPGATAKASCN, encoded by the exons ATGAGGAAGAAGATCGAAGAAGAACAAGATATGTTGCTTGGAAAACGTCCTCGGGCACCGATTATGAAAAGAACTACAAGCATGAGTGGTGGTTTGGCCGTGGAAACCAAAACAACCAACGAGGAAGTAGTAGTCATGTCTGATTCGCAACATGATGAGGTGGCCGCTAACAACAAACTCGTCGATCCACATGTTGTTGTTGCCATGGGAACACCAAATAATAATGAATTCGTGCCTGACCACACCAAACATGTTTCTGAGGCCAAAGGATCATATGTATATGCTGATCGTTTGATGGGCATCAACATGAGCATGCCCCTTTCTCCCACAACCTCAAATAATCATCGTCACACTCACATCCACAACCATACAACAAACACTAACAACATACACACTACTTCTCACTTTCTTCGGACTTGTGGCCTCTGCAACTGTCATTTGGCACCTGGTCGAGACATCTATATGTATAG GGGGGATGCAGCATTTTGCAGTTTGGAGTGTAGGGAGAAGCAGATGAAGCAGGACCAGAGAAAAGAGAAGTGGAAGGCGGGGTCTAACAAGGAGCACCACCGTGCATCACCACCCGGCGCCACCGCGAAGGCTTCTTGTAATTGA